From a region of the Salminus brasiliensis chromosome 4, fSalBra1.hap2, whole genome shotgun sequence genome:
- the fuom gene encoding fucose mutarotase: MVVLKGIPSVLSPELLYALAKMGHGDELVLADANFPVSSVCKSGPMEIRADGLHIPELLEAILKLLPLDTYVLNPAAVMDLVESDRERSLMVPVWQSYSELLKKAGSHGDFERVERFAFYERAKKAFAVVATGETALYGNLIIKKGVIPPEELC, from the exons ATGGTTGTGCTAAAAGGAATACCCTCAGTATTATCGCCTGAGTTACTGTATGCTCTGGCGAAAATGGGCCACGGAGACGAACTGG TTTTAGCAGATGCAAATTTTCCTGTCTCCTCTGTTTGCAAATCCGGCCCCATGGAAATTCGAGCTGATG GTTTGCACATTCCAGAGCTTTTGGAAGCAATATTGAAGCTTCTCCCTCTTGATACATATGTTTTAAATCCG GCAGCTGTCATGGATCTCGTGGAGAGTGACAGGGAGCGGAGTTTGATGGTGCCTGTGTGGCAAAGCTACTCTGAACTTCTTAAAAAAGCAGGATCACAT ggagATTTTGAAAGAGTTGAACGGTTTGCTTTCTATGAGCGTGCTAAGAAAGCTTTTGCTGTGGTGGCAACAGG GGAGACAGCTCTGTATGGCAACCTTATCATCAAGAAAGGAGTCATTCCTCCAGAAGAACTGTGCTGA
- the echs1 gene encoding enoyl-CoA hydratase, mitochondrial has protein sequence MAVFCRSAAALVKPVLLMPSAFAAVRQYSSGGQYQYILVDKKGENKNVGFIQLNRPKALNALCDALIIEVGKALDSFEEDREVGAIVITGSEKAFAAGADIKEMQDRTFQECYGGNFLSHWNRVSTVKKPVIAAVNGFALGGGCELAMMCDIIYAGEKAQFGQPEILLGTIPGAGGTQRLTRAVGKSLAMEMVLTGDRISAQEAKQSGLVSKVFPVDQLVSEAIRCGEKIASNSKLVSAMAKEAVGAAFELTLAEGNRLEKRLFHSTFATVDRKEGMAAFVEKRKAMFQDK, from the exons ATGGCAGTGTTTTGCAGATCTGCTGCTGCACTTGTGAAACCGGTGTTGTTAATGCCGTCTGCGTTTGCAGCTGTCCGACAGTACAGCTCAG GTGGACAGTATCAGTATATCCTGGTTgataaaaaaggagaaaataaGAACGTTGGtttcatccagttaaacagaCCCAAAGCTTTGAACGCCCTCTGCGATGCCCTGATAATTGAAGTGGGTAAAGCCCTGGACAGCTTTGAAGAAGACCGTGAAGTTGGAGCCATAGTGATCACAGGCAGTGAAAAAGCTTTTGCAG CTGGGGCTGATATCAAAGAGATGCAGGACAGGACATTTCAGGAGTGTTATGGAGGCAACTTCTTGTCACACTGGAACAGAGTTTCAACAGTTAAAAAACCTGTTATAGCTGCTGTAAACGGATTTGCT CTTGGTGGAGGTTGTGAGTTGGCCATGATGTGTGACATCATTTATGCTGGAGAGAAAGCACAGTTTGGACAGCCTGAAATCTTGTTGGGAACCATTCCTG GTGCCGGCGGTACTCAGAGACTCACACGGGCTGTGGGTAAATCTCTGGCCATGGAGATGGTCCTTACGGGAGACAGAATCTCTGCACAGGAAGCCAAACAATCTG GTCTTGTGAGTAAAGTGTTTCCTGTGGACCAGTTGGTATCTGAGGCAATCAGATGTGGAGAGAAAATAGCCAGCAATTCCAAGctggtgtcagcaatggctaaGGAGGCGGTTGGTGCAG cattTGAACTGACACTGGCTGAAGGCAATCGATTAGAAAAGAGACTGTTCCATTCAACATTTGCTACA GTGGACAGAAAAGAGGGTATGGCTGCATTTGTTGAGAAGAGGAAAGCCATGTTCCAGGACAAGTAA